From one Dermacentor andersoni chromosome 1, qqDerAnde1_hic_scaffold, whole genome shotgun sequence genomic stretch:
- the LOC126545578 gene encoding uncharacterized protein, with the protein MSSQLRLGAVALTVLLMACLVPPTEQSHKIKKLKLGAAAAAAVVGKITPLAAAAGVAGASLVGSAAVSHLLHSHHHHHGGHHHHHHFLPVHHSHPVHIPIPFHVHSHSDHHHHHGLVDFGYADHGFGHGHGHGHGHGHGFFADYGHGFGGGLVGGFGYGGHGDYDGWW; encoded by the exons ATGTCTTCGCAGTTACGGCTGGGGGCTGTGGCCCTGACTGTGCTCCTGATGGCCTGCCTCGTGCCACCCACGGAGCAGAGCCATAAGATCAAGAAGCTCAAGCTGGGCGCTGCGGCGGCCGCCGCAGTTGTGGGCAAGATCACTCCGCTGGCCGCGGCAGCCGGAGTCGCGGGTGCCTCGCTCGTCGGCAGCGCAGCCGTCTCGCACCTCCTCCACTCTCACCACCACCATCACGGCGgccaccaccatcatcaccacTTCTTGCCCGTCCACCACTCGCACCCTGTCCACATACCCATTCC GTTCCACGTGCACTCACACAGcgatcaccaccaccatcacggCCTGGTTGACTTCGGCTATGCTGATCACGGATTCGGTCATGGTCACGGCCACGGCCACGGTCACGGCCACGGCTTCTTCGCTGACTACGGCCATGGTTTCGGCGGTGGCCTCGTGGGCGGATTTGGCTATGGCGGACACGGAGACTACGACGGTTGGTGGTGA